The following proteins come from a genomic window of Musa acuminata AAA Group cultivar baxijiao chromosome BXJ1-7, Cavendish_Baxijiao_AAA, whole genome shotgun sequence:
- the LOC135678317 gene encoding probable GDP-L-fucose synthase 1 yields MGKLESENAEAIGSFLSDTSAKVFVAGHRGLVGSAIHRKLLALGFTNLLVRTHAELDLTRQADVEAFFAAERPRYVIVAAAKVGGIHANSTYPADFIAVNLQIQTNIIDAALRCAGGAVRKLLFLGSSCIYPKLAPQPIPESALLSGPLEPTNEWYAVAKIAGIKMCQAYRIQHGLDAISAMPTNLYGPHDNFHPENSHVLPALIRRFHKAKVSCANEVVVWGTGSPLREFLHVDDLADAVVFLMDRYSGLEHVNVGSGKEVTIKELAEMVKEVVGFEGELVWDNTKPDGTPRKLMDSSMLAGMGWEAMIPLRDGLADTYKWYVENVVDH; encoded by the coding sequence ATGGGCAAGCTCGAATCGGAGAACGCGGAGGCGATCGGCTCGTTCCTCTCCGACACGTCGGCGAAGGTGTTCGTTGCGGGCCACCGCGGCCTCGTCGGCTCCGCCATACACCGCAAGCTCCTCGCCCTCGGCTTCACCAACCTCCTCGTCCGCACCCATGCCGAACTTGATCTCACTCGCCAGGCCGATGTCGAGGCCTTCTTCGCCGCGGAGCGCCCCCGCTACGTCATCGTGGCCGCCGCCAAGGTCGGCGGCATCCACGCCAACTCTACCTACCCTGCCGACTTCATCGCCGTCAACCTCCAGATCCAGACCAACATCATCGACGCCGCCCTCCGCTGCGCTGGTGGCGCTGTCCGCAAGCTCCTCTTCCTTGGCTCCTCCTGCATCTACCCCAAGCTCGCCCCCCAGCCCATCCCGGAGTCCGCCCTCCTCTCCGGCCCCCTGGAGCCCACCAACGAGTGGTACGCCGTGGCCAAGATCGCCGGCATCAAGATGTGCCAGGCCTACCGGATCCAGCACGGCCTCGACGCCATCTCCGCCATGCCGACCAACCTCTACGGTCCCCACGACAATTTCCACCCAGAGAATTCCCACGTCCTCCCGGCCCTGATCCGGCGCTTCCACAAGGCTAAGGTCTCCTGTGCCAATGAGGTGGTCGTCTGGGGCACGGGCTCGCCCCTGAGGGAGTTCCTCCATGTGGATGATCTCGCAGATGCGGTGGTCTTCCTAATGGATCGGTACTCGGGGTTGGAGCACGTTAATGTGGGGAGCGGGAAGGAGGTGACCATAAAGGAGCTggcggagatggtgaaggaggtggtCGGCTTTGAGGGGGAGCTCGTGTGGGACAATACAAAGCCCGATGGGACGCCGAGGAAGCTGATGGACAGTTCAATGCTCGCCGGAATGGGTTGGGAGGCAATGATCCCTCTCCGTGACGGGCTAGCGGATACGTACAAGTGGTATGTGGAGAATGTCGTCGACCATTAG